A single region of the Mycobacterium avium subsp. avium genome encodes:
- a CDS encoding DMT family transporter gives MTRPRMPLTTASAVTFFYALGYPIGTLAVVAMTPMAALVLRFGLAAMVLAVWTAIAKAGWPRGARLGHVIVAGLLIQGVQFCCLYEAVQLGAPAVLCAVMIAMNPVATAILAATFLREPLGVQRTVALVLGVLAVLAACSQRLMSTHGVDPVIVLLFVALLGLSAGGVYQQRFCGGVDFRAMSALQNGVALLPAAGLAMLTPFGVHDGRKALVAVAAMVLLNATLAVSLYVRAINTHGAAAVAMLFAVIPAVAAVLSWIILGQRPDQGVAAGLVLGGLACWINTRAASRPRTQRDGVPAAAPAELQSVSR, from the coding sequence ATGACTCGGCCGCGCATGCCCCTGACCACCGCCTCGGCGGTGACGTTCTTTTACGCGCTCGGTTACCCGATCGGAACGCTGGCGGTGGTCGCCATGACGCCGATGGCCGCCCTGGTGCTGCGGTTCGGTTTGGCCGCAATGGTTTTGGCGGTGTGGACCGCGATCGCCAAGGCGGGCTGGCCGCGTGGCGCCCGACTCGGCCACGTCATCGTCGCCGGGCTGCTGATCCAGGGCGTGCAGTTCTGCTGTCTCTACGAGGCCGTGCAGCTGGGCGCACCGGCGGTGCTCTGCGCGGTGATGATCGCGATGAATCCGGTGGCCACCGCGATCCTGGCGGCGACGTTCCTTCGCGAACCGCTCGGTGTGCAGCGGACGGTGGCGCTGGTGCTGGGCGTGCTCGCGGTGCTCGCCGCCTGCTCACAGCGGTTGATGAGCACGCATGGGGTCGACCCGGTCATCGTGCTGCTTTTCGTTGCGCTGCTCGGCCTTTCGGCCGGAGGTGTTTACCAGCAGCGATTCTGCGGCGGTGTCGATTTCCGTGCGATGAGCGCCCTGCAAAACGGGGTCGCCCTGCTACCGGCGGCCGGGCTCGCGATGCTGACACCTTTCGGGGTGCACGACGGCCGCAAGGCGCTGGTTGCGGTGGCCGCCATGGTGCTGCTGAACGCCACGCTGGCGGTGAGCCTGTATGTGCGCGCCATCAACACCCACGGCGCGGCGGCAGTGGCGATGCTGTTCGCCGTCATCCCCGCAGTGGCGGCCGTGCTGTCATGGATCATCCTCGGTCAACGGCCCGACCAGGGGGTGGCGGCGGGATTGGTGCTGGGCGGGCTCGCCTGCTGGATCAACACCAGGGCGGCGAGTCGGCCGCGCACCCAACGCGATGGCGTCCCGGCTGCTGCTCCGGCCGAATTGCAGTCGGTATCGCGGTGA
- a CDS encoding alpha/beta fold hydrolase codes for MLSCMANREGQKLFSRSRQMPATPSWFTAALDQKPERCDVEVDGCRIRMRVWGAADQPPVVLVHGGGAHSGWWDHIAPFFSHTHRVIAPDLSGHGDSDPRDSYDLRIWAGEVMAAAAAAGPAGRPTIVGHSMGGWVVSTAAMHYSSKINSMLVIDSPLWERAPEEGRLRRRKHTEYRTRDEILARFTAVPSQELILPYVREHIAAESIRKTSAGWVWKFDPAIFGGEFLQPTPADEESLESMLTAMRCRVGYLRCEAGLVPPAMAERIRSLLQLRGPFVELAQAGHHPMLDQPLPLVATLRTLLEFWSIT; via the coding sequence GTGCTGTCCTGCATGGCGAACAGGGAGGGTCAAAAACTGTTTTCCCGTTCGCGCCAGATGCCGGCTACGCCATCGTGGTTCACCGCCGCGCTCGATCAAAAGCCCGAACGCTGTGACGTCGAAGTCGACGGTTGCCGCATCCGGATGCGGGTATGGGGAGCCGCGGATCAACCTCCGGTGGTGCTCGTGCACGGCGGCGGAGCGCACTCCGGGTGGTGGGACCACATCGCGCCCTTCTTTTCGCACACCCACCGGGTGATTGCGCCGGATCTGTCCGGGCACGGCGACAGCGACCCACGCGACAGCTACGACCTGCGCATCTGGGCCGGCGAAGTGATGGCGGCAGCGGCCGCCGCCGGACCCGCGGGGCGACCGACCATCGTCGGTCACAGCATGGGCGGCTGGGTGGTGTCCACGGCCGCAATGCATTACAGCTCGAAGATCAACAGCATGCTGGTGATCGACTCACCGCTGTGGGAGCGGGCGCCCGAGGAGGGCCGGCTGCGCCGGCGCAAGCACACCGAATACCGGACTCGGGACGAGATCCTGGCCCGCTTCACGGCCGTTCCCTCGCAAGAGCTCATCCTGCCCTATGTTCGGGAGCACATCGCGGCCGAGTCGATTCGCAAGACCAGCGCGGGATGGGTGTGGAAGTTCGATCCGGCCATTTTCGGCGGTGAGTTCCTGCAGCCGACGCCCGCCGACGAAGAGTCGCTGGAGAGCATGCTGACCGCAATGCGTTGCCGCGTAGGCTATTTGCGCTGTGAGGCGGGCTTGGTGCCGCCTGCCATGGCAGAACGGATCCGCTCCCTGCTCCAGTTGCGAGGACCCTTCGTGGAGTTGGCCCAAGCGGGGCACCACCCGATGCTGGACCAACCACTGCCGTTGGTCGCGACCCTGCGCACGCTGCTGGAATTCTGGTCGATCACCTGA
- a CDS encoding DUF5134 domain-containing protein has product MIGELTVRWAVTALFGASLAAYAYLAVSQRGRWSCAVNHLLHLAMSAAMILMVWRVGLGLPAVAPTLFFLLAGAWFVFLAVRASAESRERLKTCYYAAMMAAMAWMYALMSSGTTGAHAHGHSASDSVGANMPGMRLPEHPASPGAGGFSWVAAANWLGAPGFAALAVYWLYRFVGQRRLARVPARLARMEPLYQAFTAAGTALMFDTLLR; this is encoded by the coding sequence ATGATCGGCGAGCTCACGGTGCGCTGGGCCGTCACCGCGCTGTTCGGCGCGAGCCTTGCGGCGTACGCCTATCTTGCTGTGTCGCAACGCGGTCGGTGGAGCTGCGCGGTCAATCACCTGCTGCACCTGGCGATGTCGGCGGCGATGATCCTGATGGTGTGGCGTGTCGGCCTGGGCCTTCCCGCGGTTGCGCCGACGCTCTTTTTCCTGCTGGCGGGGGCTTGGTTCGTGTTCTTGGCCGTGCGGGCATCGGCGGAATCCCGAGAGCGACTCAAAACCTGCTATTACGCGGCGATGATGGCGGCGATGGCGTGGATGTATGCGTTGATGAGCAGCGGCACGACGGGTGCGCACGCGCATGGGCACTCGGCGTCGGATTCGGTGGGCGCGAACATGCCCGGCATGCGGCTACCCGAGCATCCCGCGTCCCCAGGCGCCGGCGGATTCTCCTGGGTGGCTGCGGCAAACTGGTTGGGGGCGCCGGGATTTGCCGCCCTGGCGGTCTATTGGCTCTATCGCTTTGTCGGCCAGCGCCGGCTGGCCCGGGTACCCGCGCGGCTCGCCCGCATGGAGCCGCTGTATCAGGCGTTCACCGCCGCCGGCACGGCGCTGATGTTCGACACGCTGCTCCGGTAG
- a CDS encoding LysR family transcriptional regulator, with product MIERSNRIKLLAVGQVLDIAPLRSLVAVADCGGFHRAAAALHLSQSAVSQHLRRIEAVVGEPIVQRSGRGVVFTEVGQKALRHARTILAAHDTALDDLGATENKVLTIGATEHGADVMLAGLSGALRDRLPDLRVRFRLDRNVSLADSIDRGLVDVAIMLDGAGLDRANASGLVRLQWVSARTLTIAPKDPLPLVIFSEPCTLREPAFAILDSHRIDYEIAAECGDLSGLYAAVRSGLGVALLPMIGKFPDGLGPAEGLPPANNASILVRGRTGIDPALLSTVDTAVRDLLATAT from the coding sequence TTGATCGAGAGATCGAATCGGATTAAGCTGCTGGCCGTGGGCCAGGTGCTGGACATCGCGCCGTTGCGCAGCCTCGTCGCCGTCGCCGACTGCGGCGGCTTCCACCGGGCTGCCGCCGCCCTGCACCTGAGCCAATCCGCGGTCAGCCAGCATCTGCGCCGAATCGAGGCCGTCGTCGGCGAACCGATCGTTCAACGTTCCGGCCGCGGCGTGGTTTTCACCGAAGTCGGGCAGAAGGCGCTGCGGCATGCCCGGACCATTCTGGCCGCACATGACACCGCGCTCGACGACCTCGGGGCCACCGAGAATAAGGTCCTGACCATCGGCGCCACCGAGCACGGCGCCGACGTCATGCTGGCCGGCCTGTCGGGCGCGCTGCGTGATCGCCTTCCCGACCTACGGGTGCGTTTCCGGCTCGACCGCAACGTGTCGCTGGCCGACTCCATCGACCGCGGATTGGTCGACGTGGCGATCATGCTCGACGGCGCCGGCCTGGACCGGGCCAACGCGTCGGGACTGGTTCGCCTGCAATGGGTTTCGGCGCGCACGCTGACCATCGCGCCGAAAGACCCGCTGCCGCTGGTGATCTTCTCCGAGCCGTGCACACTGCGTGAGCCCGCCTTCGCGATCTTGGACAGCCACCGCATCGACTACGAGATCGCCGCCGAGTGCGGGGATCTGTCCGGCCTCTACGCAGCGGTGCGCTCCGGGCTAGGGGTGGCGCTGCTGCCCATGATCGGGAAGTTCCCGGACGGCCTCGGCCCGGCCGAGGGGCTGCCGCCGGCCAACAACGCGTCCATCCTGGTCCGCGGGCGCACCGGCATCGATCCGGCGCTGCTGAGCACCGTCGACACCGCGGTGCGCGACTTGCTGGCCACCGCAACCTGA
- a CDS encoding SgcJ/EcaC family oxidoreductase has product MTSGHHRSDEDAIRALIDRQEKAWAAGDPEGYASVFTMDADYVTFLGSHHKGRKAIAASYVPLFRKLLRNTRLEVDVTQVRFLTPDVALIHARAAVVKTPRQRNRRNARVNTSVAVRTDNRWLLAASQNTTHRRVAEMLLAKLFS; this is encoded by the coding sequence ATGACGAGCGGGCATCACCGGTCCGATGAGGATGCGATCCGCGCGCTGATCGATCGACAGGAAAAGGCATGGGCCGCGGGCGATCCCGAGGGCTATGCCAGCGTCTTCACGATGGACGCGGACTACGTGACCTTCCTGGGCAGCCACCACAAGGGACGCAAAGCCATTGCGGCATCGTACGTTCCGCTGTTCAGAAAGCTACTCAGAAATACCCGTCTAGAGGTGGATGTCACCCAGGTCAGGTTTCTCACTCCCGACGTAGCGCTGATCCATGCCCGTGCCGCGGTGGTGAAGACGCCGCGACAGCGCAATCGACGCAATGCACGGGTGAATACCAGTGTCGCCGTGCGGACCGACAATCGATGGCTGCTGGCGGCTTCGCAGAACACCACTCACCGGCGCGTCGCCGAAATGCTCTTGGCCAAGTTGTTTTCCTGA
- a CDS encoding Crp/Fnr family transcriptional regulator yields the protein MDDILAQATIFQGIDPEAVAALSRHLQHVSFPRRRTVFVEGEPGDDLYVIVSGAVKFRHQTADGRETVFAVLGPGDVFGELALFDPGPRTSTVITLTEVEALRMDRNALRTWIIERPEIAEQLLRVLARRLRHTNNTLCDLIFTDVPARVAKQILDLAMRFGTDSGGPVRVEHHLTQKELAQLVGSSRETVNKALADFAQRGWIRQQGKALIIDQPAKLARRARA from the coding sequence GTGGACGACATTTTGGCGCAGGCCACCATCTTCCAGGGAATCGACCCGGAGGCGGTCGCCGCGTTGTCGCGGCACCTGCAACACGTGTCCTTCCCGCGCCGGCGCACCGTATTCGTCGAAGGCGAGCCGGGCGACGACCTCTACGTCATCGTGTCGGGCGCGGTGAAGTTTCGCCATCAGACGGCGGACGGCCGCGAAACCGTCTTCGCGGTGTTAGGCCCCGGCGACGTGTTCGGTGAGCTCGCGCTCTTCGACCCGGGCCCCCGAACCTCGACGGTGATCACCCTGACCGAGGTGGAAGCCCTCCGGATGGACCGCAATGCCCTGCGGACGTGGATCATCGAACGGCCCGAAATCGCCGAGCAACTGCTGCGGGTGCTCGCGCGCCGGCTTCGGCACACGAACAACACCTTGTGCGACTTGATCTTCACCGACGTTCCTGCCCGGGTTGCGAAGCAAATCCTGGACCTGGCAATGCGATTCGGCACCGACAGCGGCGGCCCGGTGCGCGTCGAGCATCACCTCACCCAAAAGGAGCTCGCCCAACTGGTCGGCTCCTCGCGGGAAACGGTCAACAAGGCGCTGGCGGACTTCGCCCAGCGGGGGTGGATCCGCCAGCAGGGCAAGGCCCTGATCATCGACCAGCCCGCGAAGTTGGCTCGGCGCGCTCGAGCCTAA
- a CDS encoding SDR family NAD(P)-dependent oxidoreductase codes for MAALQDKVALVTGASSGLGAETAKLFSSRGATVFGIGRDTARLAEVFAGIERGGFASVDIASPQACTEAVAQCVRDFGGLDVLVNVAGIHRMRRTESMTDEDWEHDLAVNLNGPFFLCRAALPQLLERGGNIVNVSSIAGVEGQAYSAGYCAAKHGLIGLTRALAVEYTADRLRVNAVCPGGMLTPQIERFSAPDDPNYDLILRTAAPRGMMRPLDVANVIAFLASDAAAAVHGAVYRVDNGKGAG; via the coding sequence ATGGCTGCACTGCAGGACAAGGTGGCGTTGGTGACCGGGGCGTCGTCGGGACTGGGCGCCGAAACCGCCAAACTGTTCTCGAGCCGGGGCGCAACGGTTTTCGGCATCGGCCGCGACACCGCCCGCCTGGCCGAGGTGTTCGCCGGCATCGAACGCGGCGGATTCGCGTCGGTGGACATCGCCTCACCGCAGGCCTGCACCGAGGCGGTCGCGCAGTGCGTGCGTGATTTCGGCGGACTGGACGTGCTCGTCAACGTCGCCGGGATACACCGGATGCGCCGGACGGAATCGATGACCGACGAGGACTGGGAGCACGACCTCGCGGTGAACCTGAACGGGCCGTTCTTCCTGTGCAGGGCGGCGCTGCCGCAGCTGCTGGAACGCGGCGGCAACATCGTCAACGTCAGCTCCATCGCCGGCGTCGAGGGACAGGCGTATTCGGCCGGCTACTGCGCGGCCAAGCATGGATTGATCGGTCTAACCCGCGCGCTGGCAGTGGAATACACCGCGGACCGGCTGCGCGTCAATGCGGTATGCCCGGGTGGCATGCTCACCCCGCAGATCGAACGGTTCAGCGCGCCGGACGATCCGAACTACGACTTGATCCTGCGCACCGCCGCACCGCGCGGCATGATGCGACCGCTCGACGTCGCGAATGTGATCGCGTTCCTCGCCAGCGACGCGGCCGCTGCCGTGCACGGCGCCGTCTATCGGGTGGACAACGGCAAGGGCGCCGGCTGA
- a CDS encoding esterase has protein sequence MVHSDGGRAGSRPITALWAVLASGAVLCCPAPAHADTQLCDPSSVDSTQMCHYETPSPDVRMVFPANYPDEQTMIGYLTKVDNDFRNARSAGQTSTSPTALKVTGTRYSSGSQAAGTQSVVTEIYQNLGAAHPMVWYKSFNYNLASQQPVTFDALFRPGTQPLQEILPIVQKTLADRYRATVSIPPATGLDPANYQSFAITDDAIVFFFDQNALQPAMEATRVSVLRSAIAPLISPGIA, from the coding sequence GTGGTGCATTCGGACGGTGGCCGGGCGGGATCGCGGCCAATCACGGCGCTGTGGGCGGTCCTTGCTTCGGGCGCCGTGCTGTGTTGCCCGGCGCCGGCCCACGCGGACACCCAATTGTGCGACCCGTCGAGCGTCGATTCCACTCAGATGTGCCACTACGAGACCCCGTCACCGGATGTCCGGATGGTGTTTCCCGCCAACTATCCCGACGAGCAGACGATGATCGGCTATTTGACCAAGGTCGACAACGACTTTCGCAATGCCCGCTCAGCGGGTCAGACGTCGACGTCGCCGACGGCGCTGAAGGTTACCGGCACCCGGTACAGCTCCGGCTCGCAGGCGGCGGGCACCCAGTCGGTGGTGACCGAGATCTATCAGAACCTGGGCGCGGCGCACCCGATGGTTTGGTACAAGTCGTTCAACTACAACCTGGCCAGCCAGCAGCCCGTCACGTTCGACGCGTTGTTCCGGCCGGGAACACAACCGCTGCAGGAGATCTTGCCGATCGTGCAGAAGACGCTGGCCGACCGGTACCGGGCTACCGTCTCGATTCCGCCCGCCACCGGGCTCGACCCGGCGAACTACCAGAGTTTCGCCATCACCGACGACGCCATCGTGTTCTTCTTCGACCAGAACGCGCTGCAGCCGGCCATGGAAGCCACTCGGGTCTCCGTCTTGCGCAGCGCGATCGCGCCGTTGATCAGCCCCGGCATCGCATAG
- a CDS encoding MlaE family ABC transporter permease: MTAQDERALDEDRAPDSVATIQEWSAGYVVRHPLASLNTLGEQYILAVRTVEYCVVDLFTGRFQWAEFVRQGAFMAATAVLPTVLVALPIGVTLSIQFALLANQVGATSLAGAASGLAVIRQAASLVAAVLMASAVGSAITADLGSRTMREETDAMEVMGVSVIRRLVVPRFAAAIMVGVALTGITCFVGFLASYLFNVYFQRGAPGSFVATFSSFATTEDMIVALLKAVIYGAIVAVIACQKGLFTKGGPAGVANSVNAAVVESILVLMIVNVGISELYNTLFPRTGL; encoded by the coding sequence ATGACCGCCCAGGACGAGCGCGCGCTCGACGAGGACCGAGCACCCGACAGCGTGGCCACCATCCAGGAGTGGTCGGCCGGATATGTCGTGCGCCACCCGCTTGCCTCACTCAATACCCTTGGCGAGCAATACATTCTCGCGGTACGCACCGTCGAGTACTGCGTGGTCGATCTGTTTACCGGGCGCTTCCAATGGGCGGAGTTCGTGCGCCAGGGCGCATTCATGGCGGCCACGGCGGTGTTGCCCACCGTGCTGGTGGCGCTGCCGATCGGCGTGACGCTGTCCATCCAGTTCGCCCTGCTGGCCAACCAGGTCGGTGCGACGTCGCTCGCCGGCGCAGCCAGTGGGCTCGCCGTGATCCGCCAGGCCGCCTCGCTGGTGGCCGCGGTGCTGATGGCGTCGGCCGTCGGCTCCGCCATCACCGCCGACCTAGGCTCGCGGACCATGCGTGAAGAGACCGACGCGATGGAGGTGATGGGCGTCTCGGTGATCCGCCGACTGGTGGTGCCGCGCTTCGCCGCGGCGATCATGGTCGGTGTCGCCCTGACCGGAATCACCTGCTTCGTCGGCTTTTTGGCCAGCTATCTGTTCAACGTGTATTTCCAGCGCGGCGCGCCGGGCAGTTTCGTGGCGACCTTCTCGTCCTTCGCCACCACCGAGGACATGATCGTCGCGCTGCTCAAGGCCGTGATCTACGGCGCGATCGTCGCGGTGATCGCCTGCCAGAAAGGCCTTTTCACCAAGGGCGGACCGGCGGGCGTGGCCAACTCGGTGAACGCGGCCGTGGTGGAGTCGATCCTGGTGCTGATGATCGTCAACGTCGGCATCAGCGAGTTGTACAACACGCTGTTCCCCAGGACCGGGTTGTGA
- a CDS encoding ABC transporter permease codes for MTASTYIPGLARPFVGAYRVAAAPTMRLGHMLVFFVRAVLAVPTVLRQYRTEFLRLLSNIAWGNGSIVVGGGTAGVAVVLGFTAGALVAVEGYNFLNLLGLGPATGIISSLVNTRELAPIMASLAFAMQAGCRFTAQLGAMRIAEEIDALESLAIRPIPFLVTTRLMASVIAVIPLYIACLAVTYLTCQVVANIISGGSIGPYLHYFTMMLSAKDIAYSVLKCVVFVWLSSTVQCYYGFYAAGGPEGVGVAAGHAMRASITVVIMVNMLLTMALWSIDAGARFGG; via the coding sequence ATGACGGCCTCGACCTACATCCCCGGGCTGGCGCGACCGTTCGTCGGTGCCTATCGGGTCGCCGCCGCGCCCACCATGCGGCTGGGACACATGCTGGTCTTCTTCGTCCGGGCGGTGCTCGCGGTGCCCACCGTGCTGCGGCAATACCGGACCGAATTCCTGCGGTTGCTGTCCAACATCGCGTGGGGCAACGGCTCGATCGTGGTCGGTGGCGGTACCGCGGGCGTTGCGGTGGTGCTCGGCTTCACCGCCGGCGCGCTGGTGGCCGTCGAGGGGTACAACTTCCTGAACCTGCTCGGGTTGGGCCCCGCGACCGGCATCATCTCGTCACTGGTCAACACCCGCGAACTGGCGCCGATCATGGCCTCGCTGGCCTTCGCGATGCAGGCCGGCTGCCGGTTCACCGCGCAACTCGGCGCCATGCGCATCGCCGAAGAGATCGACGCGCTGGAATCATTGGCCATCCGCCCCATCCCCTTTCTGGTCACGACGCGGCTGATGGCATCGGTGATCGCCGTCATTCCGCTCTACATCGCCTGCCTGGCGGTCACCTACCTGACCTGCCAGGTGGTGGCCAACATCATCAGCGGCGGATCCATCGGTCCGTACCTGCACTACTTCACGATGATGCTGAGCGCCAAGGACATTGCCTACTCGGTGCTCAAATGCGTGGTATTCGTCTGGCTCTCCTCCACCGTGCAGTGCTACTACGGGTTCTACGCCGCCGGCGGCCCCGAGGGTGTGGGAGTAGCCGCCGGGCATGCGATGCGGGCCAGCATCACCGTCGTGATCATGGTCAACATGTTGCTCACCATGGCGTTGTGGAGCATCGACGCGGGCGCGAGATTCGGTGGCTGA
- a CDS encoding FAD-binding oxidoreductase, whose translation MAREISRQTFLRGAVGALAAGAMLGAPRVGADPRPSGWEGLSTALGGKVLLPDSPQFAGAKQVFNTNYNGSTPAAVVTPTSAADVQKAMAFAAAHNLKVAPRSGGHSYTGASTANGTMVLDLRQLPGDANYDAATGQVTVTPATSLYTMHRTLAAVGRGVPTGTCPSVGAAGHALGGGMGAQSRHAGLLCDQLTSASVVLPSGQAVTASTASNPDLFWALRGGGGGNFGVTTSLTFATFPTKDVDAVNLNFPPQSFAQVLVGWQNWLRTADPNSWALADATVDAMGVHCRILATCPAGSGNSAAAAITQAVGIQPSGVETHTFNYMDLVNYLAVGNLNPQPLGYVGGSDVFPTVNAAVAQGIAAAVNAFPRNAGRMLAIMHALDGALATVAPAATAFPWRRQSALVQWYVETSGDPAAATNWLASAHQAVQQYSVGGYVNYLEANQSPARYFGPNLSRLSAVRQKYDPGRVMFSGLNY comes from the coding sequence ATGGCGCGTGAAATCTCGCGGCAGACGTTTCTGCGCGGAGCAGTGGGAGCGTTGGCGGCCGGCGCGATGCTCGGCGCACCCCGGGTTGGAGCCGATCCGCGACCCTCGGGCTGGGAGGGTCTGTCGACCGCCCTCGGCGGGAAGGTGTTGCTCCCGGACAGCCCCCAATTCGCCGGGGCCAAGCAGGTTTTCAACACCAACTACAACGGCTCCACGCCCGCTGCGGTTGTCACGCCGACGTCGGCGGCGGACGTGCAGAAGGCGATGGCGTTCGCCGCCGCCCACAACCTCAAGGTCGCTCCGCGCAGCGGCGGGCACTCCTATACCGGCGCGTCCACCGCGAACGGGACCATGGTGCTCGACCTGCGTCAACTGCCCGGCGACGCCAACTACGACGCCGCCACGGGACAGGTCACCGTGACGCCGGCCACCAGCCTCTACACCATGCATCGGACGCTGGCGGCCGTCGGCCGGGGCGTCCCGACGGGGACCTGCCCGTCGGTCGGCGCCGCAGGTCACGCGCTGGGCGGGGGGATGGGTGCTCAGTCGCGGCATGCGGGCCTGCTCTGCGATCAGTTGACGTCGGCGTCGGTGGTGCTGCCCAGCGGCCAGGCGGTCACCGCGTCCACCGCCAGCAACCCCGACCTGTTCTGGGCGCTACGCGGCGGCGGTGGGGGCAACTTCGGTGTGACCACCTCGCTGACCTTCGCCACGTTCCCCACCAAGGACGTCGATGCCGTCAACCTCAACTTCCCGCCGCAGTCGTTCGCGCAGGTGCTGGTGGGCTGGCAGAACTGGTTGCGCACCGCGGACCCGAACAGCTGGGCGTTGGCGGACGCCACCGTCGACGCGATGGGCGTGCACTGCCGCATCCTGGCGACCTGCCCGGCCGGGTCCGGCAACAGCGCCGCGGCGGCCATCACGCAGGCGGTGGGAATACAACCCTCCGGGGTGGAGACCCACACCTTCAACTACATGGACCTGGTGAACTACCTGGCCGTGGGCAACCTCAACCCGCAGCCCCTCGGATACGTCGGCGGGTCCGACGTGTTCCCCACCGTCAATGCGGCCGTGGCGCAGGGCATCGCCGCGGCGGTCAACGCGTTTCCCCGCAACGCGGGCCGGATGCTGGCCATCATGCACGCGCTGGACGGCGCGCTGGCCACCGTGGCGCCCGCCGCGACGGCGTTTCCGTGGCGACGGCAGTCGGCGCTGGTGCAGTGGTACGTCGAAACCTCCGGTGACCCCGCGGCCGCAACCAACTGGCTCGCCTCGGCACACCAAGCGGTGCAACAGTATTCGGTCGGCGGCTATGTGAACTATCTGGAGGCCAACCAGTCACCGGCGCGCTACTTCGGCCCCAACCTGTCCCGGCTGAGCGCGGTGCGCCAGAAGTACGATCCCGGCCGGGTCATGTTCTCCGGGCTCAATTACTAG
- a CDS encoding VOC family protein yields MVEPSTGAWPAQLPAVQVRFARPTAQLDRIVEFYRDVLHLPQLHSAGDDEWSVVMFGLPGDQYHLEFVARRDGIDGAAPTRENLLVFYFESAAQQQSVAARCREAGAEEVVLDNPWWRRNGADAFLDPDGWTIVLMPRPVPLPAPTA; encoded by the coding sequence ATGGTTGAGCCGAGCACCGGCGCCTGGCCGGCGCAGCTTCCCGCGGTGCAAGTGCGGTTCGCCCGACCCACCGCCCAGCTCGACCGGATCGTCGAATTCTACCGGGACGTACTGCATTTGCCCCAGCTGCACTCTGCGGGCGACGACGAATGGTCGGTGGTCATGTTCGGACTGCCCGGCGATCAATACCACCTCGAATTCGTGGCCCGCCGCGACGGGATCGACGGCGCGGCGCCCACCCGGGAAAACCTGCTGGTGTTCTACTTCGAGTCGGCGGCCCAACAGCAATCCGTGGCCGCCCGCTGCCGAGAGGCCGGAGCCGAGGAAGTCGTGCTCGACAACCCGTGGTGGCGGCGCAACGGAGCGGACGCCTTCTTGGACCCGGACGGGTGGACGATCGTGCTCATGCCGAGACCGGTGCCGTTGCCGGCGCCGACAGCTTAG
- a CDS encoding arsinothricin resistance N-acetyltransferase ArsN1 family B produces the protein MATSDDAAAVAAVYLPYVRDTAISFETQQPSVEEMRSRLTTTLATLPWLVITDGPRVKGYAYASPHRAREAYRWSVDVSLYLDASIHRQGQGRRLYTALLNLLGAQGYINAYAAITLPNAASVGLHEALAFRRVGVFPRVGFKQQRWWDVGWWHRRLADPPAVPEEPRPWTRLPAPTINSALAVHPAQ, from the coding sequence ATGGCGACGTCGGACGACGCAGCGGCCGTCGCCGCGGTCTATCTGCCTTATGTGCGCGACACGGCCATTTCCTTCGAGACGCAGCAGCCGAGTGTGGAAGAAATGCGGTCGAGGCTAACCACCACCCTCGCGACATTGCCCTGGCTTGTCATCACGGACGGCCCACGCGTCAAGGGATATGCCTACGCCAGCCCGCACCGGGCACGTGAGGCGTATCGCTGGTCCGTGGACGTATCGCTGTACCTGGACGCATCGATACACCGCCAAGGACAAGGACGCCGGCTGTATACCGCGTTGCTGAATCTGCTTGGCGCACAGGGCTACATCAACGCCTATGCGGCCATCACCCTCCCCAACGCCGCCAGCGTCGGCTTGCATGAGGCGTTGGCCTTCAGACGCGTTGGCGTCTTCCCTCGGGTCGGATTCAAACAGCAACGGTGGTGGGACGTCGGTTGGTGGCATCGCCGATTGGCCGACCCGCCGGCAGTACCGGAGGAGCCGCGGCCGTGGACCCGACTACCCGCGCCGACGATCAATTCCGCGCTGGCGGTTCATCCCGCACAATGA